One Lacticaseibacillus rhamnosus genomic window carries:
- a CDS encoding uracil-DNA glycosylase, whose amino-acid sequence MKTLIHNDWQTVLEPIFESSEYARLHGFLKEEYATKTIYPEMHHIFQAFEWTPFHDVKVVILGQDPYHNPHQAVGASFAVAPGVALPPSLQNIYKELQSDLGYPPVHHGYLKAWANQGVLLLNAVLTVQAGHAYSHQNHGWEALTDAAIAALSARGGVVFILWGNAAKKKAALIDTSKNAIIASAHPSPLSASRGFFGSRPFSRTNEALEKMGETPINWQLPETVTTEN is encoded by the coding sequence TTGAAAACATTAATCCATAATGATTGGCAGACGGTTCTGGAACCGATTTTTGAAAGTTCCGAATATGCACGGCTGCATGGCTTTTTAAAAGAAGAGTATGCCACTAAAACGATCTATCCCGAGATGCATCATATCTTCCAGGCCTTCGAATGGACCCCGTTTCATGATGTTAAAGTGGTGATCTTAGGCCAGGATCCTTACCACAATCCGCATCAGGCAGTGGGGGCTAGTTTTGCGGTTGCGCCTGGCGTTGCCTTGCCACCATCACTGCAGAATATTTATAAAGAATTGCAAAGCGACTTAGGGTATCCACCCGTGCATCACGGCTATCTTAAAGCGTGGGCGAATCAAGGCGTTTTATTGCTCAATGCGGTCCTGACCGTGCAGGCTGGACACGCGTATTCGCATCAGAATCACGGCTGGGAAGCATTAACCGATGCCGCGATTGCCGCTTTGTCAGCGCGCGGTGGCGTCGTGTTCATTTTATGGGGCAATGCGGCCAAGAAAAAAGCCGCCTTGATTGACACTTCTAAAAATGCCATCATTGCGTCCGCACATCCAAGTCCTTTGTCAGCATCACGTGGTTTTTTTGGTAGTCGACCGTTTTCACGCACGAATGAGGCATTAGAGAAAATGGGAGAGACGCCGATTAATTGGCAGCTGCCAGAGACGGTTACGACAGAAAATTAA
- the pta gene encoding phosphate acetyltransferase, producing MDLFESLKDKINGKHLRIVFPEGEDPRVLGAAVRLAADGLVQAIVLGNPDKIQSLAAEKSWDLSKLTVRDPEHDELHDQMVTAFVERRKGKATQEQAEKIVQNANYFGTMLVYMKKADGMVSGAVHSTADTVRPALQIIKTRPGVHLVSGAFIMQRGRDERYLFADNAINIDPDADQLAEIAVESAKTAALFDIEPPRVALLSFSTKGSAKGPQVDKVVEATKKAHELAPDLALDGELQFDAAFVPTVAKQKAPDSKVAGEANVFIFPELQSGNIGYKIAQRFGGFEAIGPILQGLNQPVSDLSRGANEEDVYKLAIITAAQTLL from the coding sequence TTGGACCTATTTGAAAGCTTAAAAGATAAAATTAACGGTAAACATTTGCGGATTGTATTTCCGGAAGGCGAGGATCCGCGGGTTTTAGGCGCTGCAGTTCGGCTTGCAGCTGATGGCCTGGTTCAGGCAATTGTCTTAGGTAACCCGGATAAGATTCAAAGCCTGGCCGCCGAAAAAAGCTGGGATCTGAGTAAATTAACCGTTCGCGATCCTGAACATGACGAGCTCCATGACCAAATGGTGACGGCGTTTGTCGAGCGGCGTAAAGGTAAGGCGACCCAAGAACAAGCCGAAAAGATTGTTCAGAATGCCAATTATTTTGGGACCATGCTCGTTTACATGAAGAAAGCTGACGGGATGGTCTCCGGTGCGGTCCATTCAACGGCTGACACGGTGCGCCCGGCGTTACAGATCATTAAAACGCGGCCTGGGGTTCATTTAGTGAGTGGTGCTTTCATCATGCAACGCGGTCGGGATGAACGATACTTATTTGCCGATAACGCGATTAACATCGATCCGGATGCTGACCAATTGGCTGAGATTGCGGTTGAATCGGCTAAAACGGCCGCATTATTTGATATCGAACCACCCCGCGTGGCTTTGTTATCATTCTCAACCAAAGGCAGTGCCAAGGGACCGCAAGTGGATAAAGTGGTTGAAGCCACCAAAAAGGCGCATGAATTGGCACCGGATTTGGCTTTGGATGGCGAATTACAGTTTGATGCTGCCTTTGTTCCAACCGTTGCCAAGCAAAAGGCTCCTGATTCCAAGGTAGCCGGGGAAGCTAACGTCTTTATTTTCCCAGAACTGCAATCAGGTAACATTGGCTACAAAATTGCCCAGCGATTCGGCGGCTTTGAAGCGATTGGGCCAATTCTTCAGGGACTGAATCAACCGGTTTCCGACTTAAGCCGTGGTGCAAATGAAGAAGACGTCTATAAGTTGGCCATTATCACGGCGGCCCAGACCTTGCTATGA
- the tsaE gene encoding tRNA (adenosine(37)-N6)-threonylcarbamoyltransferase complex ATPase subunit type 1 TsaE, with translation MTSLKKDFTSEAALQAFAASLGPQLQAGDVLLLDGDLGAGKTSFTKGLAKGLGITDYVKSPTFTIIREYRHGRLPLYHMDLYRLEDGGAEDLGLEEYFEGDGVSVVEWPDFLGLSEPETDLLIHFQKDDNSDTTRHLELVPRGPRYEALLQSLS, from the coding sequence ATGACAAGCTTAAAGAAAGATTTCACCAGTGAAGCTGCACTGCAGGCCTTTGCTGCTTCACTGGGACCGCAGTTGCAAGCAGGCGATGTGTTACTGCTAGACGGGGATCTTGGCGCTGGCAAGACTAGTTTTACCAAAGGCTTGGCTAAGGGGCTGGGCATTACGGATTATGTCAAAAGCCCAACCTTCACAATTATTCGTGAATATCGCCATGGCCGCCTGCCGCTTTATCATATGGATCTTTATCGTTTGGAAGATGGTGGCGCCGAGGATTTAGGGTTGGAAGAATATTTCGAAGGTGACGGGGTTTCGGTTGTCGAGTGGCCTGACTTTCTGGGGCTTAGTGAACCGGAAACCGACCTGCTGATTCATTTTCAAAAGGATGATAATTCGGATACCACACGTCACTTAGAACTGGTTCCCCGTGGTCCGCGTTATGAGGCGTTACTTCAAAGCCTCAGCTAA
- a CDS encoding LURP-one-related/scramblase family protein: MALYLDMNALSTGSLSVVKTDNGKPAYILTARHGIINGGFDLNTLSGNPLGSIRQKTVSVFPRYDLYIADRNVASVKKMFGVWHQFIFISKLNWVAMGNLLNNHYQVFHGVKTIFSAEEVAPAIVKLTIPSNRDIPAAILLAAILDRFRHVGVADPLKRYEYGLDFPD, encoded by the coding sequence ATGGCGTTATATCTTGATATGAATGCGTTAAGTACCGGCAGTCTGAGCGTGGTAAAAACCGACAATGGCAAACCGGCGTATATTTTGACGGCCCGCCACGGTATTATCAATGGCGGATTTGATTTGAACACACTAAGCGGCAATCCGCTCGGTTCGATTCGTCAAAAAACAGTCAGCGTTTTCCCTCGCTATGACCTATATATTGCCGATCGTAATGTTGCCAGTGTCAAAAAAATGTTTGGCGTCTGGCACCAATTCATTTTTATCTCCAAACTTAACTGGGTCGCCATGGGTAACTTGCTCAACAATCATTATCAGGTCTTCCATGGCGTCAAAACCATTTTTAGTGCCGAAGAAGTCGCTCCGGCAATTGTTAAGCTTACGATTCCCAGCAATCGGGACATTCCTGCTGCCATTTTGTTGGCGGCTATCCTCGACCGCTTCCGCCATGTTGGGGTGGCTGATCCGTTGAAACGTTATGAATATGGTCTGGACTTCCCCGACTGA
- a CDS encoding Cof-type HAD-IIB family hydrolase: MIKLIASDMDGTLLNDKMEVSDENAQAIREAQAAGIEFMVATGRGVTEAKPLLAAQNLKPAFITLNGAMVFDEAGKLVVTIPIADDLNDYIVKTLQKDNIYFEVVTNKGVFSDSRVERIQNVADLLVDLNPDTTYKLAVALAAARLELMNINYVDNYQELLDDPTIQIMKFIAFTGERHDILKAPAKTFEATGKLSVTSSSANNIEVNNIKAQKGYAVEAYAKQRGITMDEVMTIGDNLNDASMIKMAKYGVAMGNAIPEITALAWDTTKTNSENGVAAAIRKAIRVNKAEASNAHF, from the coding sequence ATGATTAAACTTATTGCATCGGACATGGATGGCACCCTTTTGAATGACAAAATGGAAGTCTCAGACGAAAACGCCCAGGCCATCCGTGAAGCGCAAGCCGCTGGTATCGAATTCATGGTTGCAACCGGACGCGGCGTGACTGAGGCAAAACCCTTATTGGCAGCTCAGAACTTAAAACCCGCCTTCATCACGTTAAATGGCGCAATGGTTTTTGACGAGGCTGGCAAGCTCGTGGTCACAATTCCAATTGCTGATGATCTAAACGATTACATTGTCAAAACGCTGCAAAAAGACAACATTTACTTTGAAGTTGTCACCAACAAAGGCGTCTTCTCAGATAGTCGCGTCGAGCGGATTCAAAATGTTGCCGATTTGCTCGTTGATCTGAATCCTGATACAACTTACAAACTTGCGGTGGCACTGGCGGCTGCTCGGCTTGAACTGATGAATATCAATTACGTTGATAACTACCAAGAATTATTGGACGATCCAACCATCCAAATTATGAAGTTCATCGCGTTTACCGGTGAACGGCATGATATTTTAAAAGCACCCGCAAAGACTTTTGAAGCCACCGGCAAACTCAGTGTCACCTCAAGCTCGGCCAACAACATTGAAGTTAACAATATTAAAGCACAAAAGGGTTATGCCGTTGAAGCTTATGCCAAGCAACGGGGCATCACGATGGATGAAGTCATGACGATTGGCGATAATCTCAACGATGCTAGCATGATTAAAATGGCCAAGTATGGCGTTGCGATGGGAAATGCGATTCCTGAAATCACTGCCTTGGCATGGGATACCACCAAAACCAACAGCGAAAATGGCGTTGCCGCCGCAATTCGCAAGGCTATTCGCGTTAACAAGGCAGAAGCATCAAATGCCCATTTCTAA